The proteins below are encoded in one region of Planctopirus limnophila DSM 3776:
- a CDS encoding RNA recognition motif domain-containing protein — MAKNLYVGNLPYGTTADDLREAFSEHGTVTRAQVVSDRETGRSRGFGFVEMSDGAERAVEAMNGAEFQGRTLTVNEARPREERGGGGGGGYGGGGGGGYGGGGGGRPRSGGGGGYGGGGGGYGGGGGGGGYGGGGGGYGGGGGGRY, encoded by the coding sequence ATGGCCAAGAATTTGTATGTTGGAAACCTGCCTTACGGCACGACTGCAGACGATCTGCGAGAAGCATTTTCCGAGCATGGCACGGTAACGCGAGCGCAGGTGGTATCGGATCGCGAAACTGGTCGTTCACGTGGATTTGGTTTTGTGGAAATGAGCGATGGTGCTGAGCGCGCCGTAGAAGCCATGAATGGTGCAGAATTCCAGGGCCGCACCCTGACTGTGAATGAAGCCCGTCCACGCGAAGAGCGGGGTGGTGGTGGCGGTGGTGGTTATGGCGGCGGTGGTGGAGGTGGTTACGGTGGCGGCGGCGGCGGTCGTCCCCGTAGTGGCGGCGGTGGTGGTTATGGCGGCGGTGGCGGCGGCTACGGCGGCGGTGGTGGAGGTGGTGGTTATGGTGGTGGCGGCGGTGGCTACGGCGGTGGTGGTGGCGGTCGCTACTAA
- a CDS encoding efflux RND transporter periplasmic adaptor subunit, producing the protein MTTPVWLKQKTAAITAVLIVALGIAAFVLSPELRNRVLQKPETHAKTDLPAHKSNTEPAGEAPEISQVDFPQEMWKAAGIAIGSVQKGPLDEAITLTGKISLNEDKLAHVFPLVEGRVDDVRVRFGQKVRQGDLLVVVQSKEVGQGKLQLFQDRLKLEFAMARDRWAQEISQNTLSLIEMIRSEAAIENIETALKERTMGEHRQTLMNAYLAAIRAQSQTQRLAPLSGTGAVPAKQLLDAETDVKATKAILQALLEQTSQDVIQASRLSTQSVKELQTTIAVAETNLKILGFTDHDLKEIDPSEMGENLAHYPVVAPFDGTVISKDVVLMERVGPERQILTIADLSTVWVSADIYESHLPMLSQLKDQKIRLRSEAWPGRLFEATIFYTGDVVQESTRTLSMRAMADNAEGLLKPGMFVSIELPNLSSSEVLQVPLAALQDYEGKTFVFVHADADQFDRRVVVTGRRNTTSVEILSGLGEGDKVVTDGGFALKSRMLADLLGE; encoded by the coding sequence ATGACTACGCCTGTCTGGCTCAAACAAAAAACAGCGGCGATAACGGCAGTCCTCATCGTTGCTCTGGGAATTGCTGCGTTCGTTCTATCTCCTGAGTTACGAAACCGGGTCTTACAAAAGCCTGAGACTCATGCGAAAACCGATCTGCCTGCCCACAAATCGAACACTGAGCCTGCTGGAGAAGCTCCAGAAATCTCACAGGTCGATTTCCCCCAGGAGATGTGGAAGGCGGCTGGCATTGCGATTGGATCTGTGCAGAAAGGCCCGCTTGATGAAGCCATCACTCTCACGGGGAAAATCTCACTGAACGAAGACAAACTGGCCCATGTCTTTCCACTCGTCGAAGGGCGAGTCGATGATGTGCGAGTGCGATTTGGCCAGAAAGTTCGTCAGGGAGATCTTCTCGTAGTGGTCCAAAGTAAAGAAGTCGGCCAAGGAAAACTGCAGCTCTTTCAAGATCGCCTAAAACTCGAATTTGCCATGGCTCGGGATCGCTGGGCCCAGGAAATCAGCCAGAATACCTTGTCGCTCATTGAAATGATTCGTTCCGAAGCCGCCATTGAAAATATTGAAACGGCTCTCAAAGAACGAACCATGGGAGAGCATCGGCAAACCCTCATGAATGCTTATCTGGCAGCGATCAGGGCTCAATCTCAAACCCAAAGGCTGGCGCCACTTTCCGGTACAGGTGCTGTCCCCGCCAAGCAACTTCTCGATGCCGAAACCGACGTGAAAGCCACAAAGGCCATCCTACAGGCACTGCTCGAACAGACGTCGCAGGATGTCATCCAGGCATCCCGGCTGTCGACACAATCCGTCAAAGAGTTGCAGACGACGATCGCTGTGGCCGAGACGAATTTAAAAATCCTGGGCTTTACCGACCATGATCTGAAAGAGATTGATCCCTCCGAAATGGGTGAGAATCTGGCTCACTACCCGGTCGTGGCCCCCTTTGATGGAACGGTGATTTCCAAAGATGTCGTGCTCATGGAGCGCGTGGGGCCCGAACGGCAAATTCTCACGATCGCCGATCTTTCGACGGTGTGGGTCTCGGCAGATATCTACGAATCACACCTCCCGATGCTCTCCCAACTGAAGGATCAAAAGATTCGGCTTCGCAGTGAAGCGTGGCCAGGCCGATTGTTCGAAGCCACCATCTTCTACACGGGTGATGTCGTGCAGGAAAGCACCAGGACTCTTTCAATGCGGGCCATGGCCGATAACGCTGAAGGACTTCTCAAGCCCGGCATGTTCGTGAGTATCGAACTGCCCAATCTCAGCTCTTCTGAAGTCCTGCAAGTCCCTTTAGCTGCTCTGCAGGATTACGAAGGCAAGACTTTCGTTTTCGTTCATGCTGATGCTGATCAGTTTGATCGTCGCGTTGTGGTAACGGGCCGTCGAAATACTACTTCGGTTGAAATTCTCTCCGGCCTGGGTGAAGGCGACAAAGTGGTGACTGATGGTGGCTTTGCTCTGAAGTCACGGATGCTGGCTGATCTATTGGGCGAATAG
- a CDS encoding rhomboid family protein, with amino-acid sequence MGLGSRDYFRDGDNDLEWNSDAPGVRGIIITTLVALILQLVWTVPVPGGLDRESLLDRWLEMDTSAVLSGQIWRLVTYAFLHGLSPWHFIFNMLFLWWFGPTLERMYGTREFIAFYLSAAVAAALGGVAWDLSMQDSSKIVGASGAVLATTMLYTMHFPKQPIGLFFGLLTVEMRVLMAFLVFLDGFYALAQWGGRMGGTGVAHPAHLLGVAFGWAYFHFNWKISGLLNIFESLQERWKIYRARKRLKVFSPEPSSPLEEDVDRILAKIHEQGEASLTPKEREILTKASRAYRERR; translated from the coding sequence ATGGGCCTGGGTTCACGCGATTACTTTCGCGATGGCGATAACGATCTGGAATGGAATTCCGATGCCCCTGGGGTACGCGGCATTATCATCACCACGCTGGTCGCGCTGATTCTTCAACTCGTCTGGACAGTTCCGGTACCCGGCGGGCTCGATCGGGAATCTTTGCTCGACCGCTGGCTCGAGATGGATACGTCGGCTGTACTTTCCGGTCAGATCTGGCGACTCGTCACGTATGCTTTCCTGCACGGCCTGAGCCCCTGGCACTTCATTTTCAACATGCTCTTCCTGTGGTGGTTCGGCCCCACACTCGAACGCATGTACGGCACGCGGGAATTCATTGCTTTCTATCTCTCGGCTGCTGTGGCAGCCGCACTGGGTGGAGTAGCGTGGGATCTCAGCATGCAGGATTCCAGCAAGATTGTGGGAGCTTCCGGAGCCGTTCTCGCCACGACCATGCTCTATACGATGCACTTTCCCAAGCAGCCGATTGGCCTCTTTTTTGGTCTGCTGACAGTGGAAATGCGTGTCCTCATGGCCTTTCTCGTATTCCTCGACGGCTTCTATGCACTGGCTCAATGGGGCGGACGCATGGGAGGGACAGGAGTGGCCCATCCCGCTCACCTGTTGGGTGTGGCGTTTGGTTGGGCCTATTTTCACTTCAACTGGAAGATTTCCGGCCTGCTGAACATCTTCGAAAGCCTGCAGGAACGCTGGAAAATCTACCGTGCCCGCAAGCGACTCAAAGTCTTTTCCCCCGAACCCAGTTCACCTCTGGAAGAAGATGTGGATCGAATTCTCGCGAAAATTCACGAGCAGGGAGAAGCTTCTCTCACACCCAAAGAGCGTGAGATACTCACAAAAGCTTCCCGGGCTTATCGTGAACGTCGCTGA
- a CDS encoding biotin--[acetyl-CoA-carboxylase] ligase, producing the protein MSETPLKEVEIWESLSSTNTRSLEIARDPDLKTPALVWALEQTAGRGRAGKTWLSSTGSLTLSLIVEIDTRLLARRDWFYLALKSGMAVCDTIRSFCPTGAIGVKWPNDVFVGDQKIAGVLVETPSQTQLLANQHAQRVVIGIGVNVNNDISDVARKSLDRDAVSLQQLFPFEAVALITFTTELSKRVLQELTTFSAEKTIADRWGEYCLLTGQLVEWQTFEQESDPVVLTGICQGITSCGELRIQKSDGSEVLANRGSIRWLPRVNTVRKKHF; encoded by the coding sequence TTGAGTGAGACCCCGCTGAAAGAAGTGGAGATCTGGGAATCTTTGTCTTCGACAAATACCAGATCACTCGAAATTGCTCGCGATCCTGACTTGAAAACACCGGCACTGGTGTGGGCCCTGGAGCAGACAGCCGGGCGGGGCAGGGCGGGGAAAACCTGGCTCAGCAGCACAGGTTCGCTGACCTTATCGCTGATTGTGGAAATTGACACACGCTTATTGGCACGTCGTGACTGGTTCTATCTGGCACTCAAGAGCGGCATGGCCGTTTGCGATACCATTCGCTCTTTTTGCCCGACAGGTGCGATTGGAGTGAAATGGCCCAACGATGTTTTCGTGGGTGATCAGAAAATTGCAGGGGTCCTTGTCGAAACTCCCAGCCAGACGCAACTTCTGGCAAATCAACATGCTCAGCGCGTGGTGATCGGGATCGGCGTGAATGTGAATAACGACATCTCAGATGTCGCCCGAAAGTCGCTGGATCGAGACGCTGTCAGTTTACAACAACTCTTTCCGTTTGAAGCCGTCGCGTTAATCACGTTTACCACCGAGCTTTCCAAACGAGTCCTTCAGGAACTGACCACCTTTTCCGCAGAGAAAACGATTGCCGATCGTTGGGGCGAATACTGTTTGCTCACGGGCCAACTGGTGGAATGGCAGACTTTTGAGCAGGAGAGCGACCCTGTAGTTCTTACTGGCATTTGCCAGGGGATAACATCATGTGGCGAACTGCGAATTCAGAAATCAGATGGCTCAGAAGTACTGGCCAATCGAGGCTCGATCAGGTGGCTTCCCCGAGTCAACACTGTTCGCAAAAAACACTTTTGA
- a CDS encoding efflux RND transporter permease subunit translates to MVNHVISWAMENRFIVMLLAIILFGAGVVSASRLPLDAVPDLTNVQVQILTVSPALGPVEVEQFITFPVENAMSGLPRIQEIRSISRIGLSAVTVAFQDGTDIYWARNLVNERLLQARQNIPPGMGDPQMGPIATGMSEIYQFEVRSKPGFNHSLMDLRTILDWQIAFQLRSIPGVIEVNTFGGELKTYEIQVDPHKLLNYGISLSRVFQALEENNANAGGGYIAHGSEQRLIRGEGLVTSLDDIRRIVLEARSDGTAIRISDIANVQFAPMLRQGAVTRDGNREAVTGMVMMIMGGNSRQVVEDVKEKIHAIEKTLPEGVYIDTFYDRTELVEKTIHTIAENIGVGVLLVVIMLFLLLGDVRAGLIVASAIPLSAMFALIAMSLAGVSANLMSLGAVDFGVIVDGAVVMIENAVRTASRYQQTTGSKRVPKEVFVASAKEVGTPILFAGIIVIIVFLPILSLEGVEGKMFRPMAFTFMSALTGALILAVTVMPVMASLFLARNISSKETFLVRWLKAAYEPMLHFSMARPVLMLSGAVLLFVASVLVSLGFGVEFVPKLDEGDIAIQATRLPSVSLEASIEMTKAMERTLLQFPQVESVISKTGRPEIANDPMGVHQTDVFVRMKPVHEWPEAIEKNTLIEQMQEALEKSVPSNSFSFTQPIELRVQELVAGVRSDIGLSLFGDDLNTLKLEGDKIVRVLSQVPGAADVQAQQVAGLPYLRVIIRRDAISRYGINSSDVLAAISSVGGVPVGEVFEGQKRFPMQVRLAPQWRVDIDQLKELKISDPQGRQIPVSQLADIRLEDGPSEISRDSIRRRLLIQCNVRGRDLGGFVAEAQKIVDQQIKLPPGYALEWGGQFENLQQASARLAVAVPVALFLIFSLLYVTFGSVRLTLLIYLNVPIAATGGIFALWLRGMPFSISAGVGFIALFGIAVMNGVVLIEHIRHLYLHGLDSRTAVVTGAMDRLRPVFMTAICGALGFVPMAVSGSAGAEVQRPLATVVIGGLVTCTALTLLVLPAIYRWFEIPQVTSEEQALPTMSNHNPVAEMHS, encoded by the coding sequence ATGGTCAACCATGTCATTTCCTGGGCGATGGAAAATCGCTTCATCGTCATGCTCCTGGCAATTATTTTGTTCGGAGCAGGTGTTGTCTCCGCATCAAGACTACCACTTGATGCCGTCCCTGATCTGACCAATGTCCAGGTACAGATTCTGACAGTCTCACCGGCTTTAGGGCCCGTCGAGGTCGAGCAGTTCATTACGTTTCCTGTGGAAAACGCCATGAGCGGCCTGCCCCGCATTCAGGAAATTCGCTCGATCAGCCGCATTGGTCTTTCGGCAGTCACCGTTGCATTTCAGGATGGCACGGATATCTACTGGGCTCGCAATCTGGTCAATGAAAGGTTGCTCCAGGCCCGGCAGAACATACCACCAGGAATGGGTGACCCGCAGATGGGGCCCATTGCCACCGGCATGAGTGAAATCTATCAGTTCGAAGTTCGCTCCAAACCGGGCTTCAATCACAGCCTGATGGATCTTCGCACCATTCTGGACTGGCAAATTGCCTTTCAGCTTCGAAGCATTCCCGGCGTGATCGAAGTCAATACTTTTGGCGGTGAACTGAAAACTTACGAGATTCAGGTCGATCCCCACAAACTTCTGAATTATGGCATCAGTCTGAGTCGCGTTTTCCAGGCTCTGGAAGAAAACAACGCCAATGCTGGTGGTGGCTACATTGCTCATGGCAGCGAACAGCGCCTGATCCGCGGCGAAGGACTTGTCACCTCACTGGATGATATTCGCCGGATTGTCTTAGAAGCCCGCAGCGATGGAACGGCAATTCGCATTTCCGATATTGCCAATGTTCAATTCGCCCCCATGCTCAGACAAGGCGCAGTCACTCGTGATGGAAACCGTGAGGCGGTGACGGGCATGGTCATGATGATCATGGGGGGCAACTCCAGGCAGGTTGTCGAAGATGTCAAAGAAAAGATTCATGCTATCGAAAAAACATTGCCGGAAGGTGTCTACATCGACACGTTCTACGACCGGACGGAGCTGGTCGAAAAGACGATCCATACGATTGCTGAGAACATCGGCGTGGGCGTGCTGCTGGTGGTGATCATGCTCTTTCTGCTCCTGGGCGATGTCCGCGCCGGCCTGATTGTGGCCTCGGCAATTCCCCTCTCCGCCATGTTTGCACTGATCGCTATGTCGCTCGCCGGTGTCTCGGCCAACCTGATGAGCCTGGGTGCCGTTGACTTCGGTGTGATTGTCGATGGTGCCGTGGTGATGATCGAGAATGCTGTCCGCACAGCAAGCCGATACCAGCAGACCACGGGGAGCAAACGCGTTCCCAAAGAAGTCTTCGTCGCATCGGCAAAGGAGGTGGGAACTCCGATTCTGTTTGCGGGAATTATTGTGATCATTGTCTTCCTGCCCATCCTGAGTCTGGAAGGTGTCGAGGGGAAGATGTTCCGACCCATGGCGTTTACCTTCATGTCAGCACTCACCGGCGCATTGATCCTGGCTGTGACTGTGATGCCTGTGATGGCTTCACTATTTCTGGCTCGAAACATCAGTTCGAAAGAAACATTTCTTGTCCGGTGGTTAAAAGCTGCTTATGAGCCGATGCTCCATTTTTCGATGGCCCGGCCCGTGCTCATGCTCAGTGGAGCAGTTCTCTTGTTTGTGGCCAGCGTGCTGGTTTCGCTGGGCTTTGGCGTCGAATTTGTCCCCAAGCTGGATGAAGGCGATATCGCCATTCAAGCCACACGGCTTCCGAGCGTCTCTTTAGAAGCTTCAATCGAAATGACCAAAGCCATGGAGCGCACGTTGCTCCAGTTCCCGCAGGTGGAATCGGTTATCTCGAAAACCGGCCGTCCGGAAATTGCCAACGACCCCATGGGTGTGCATCAGACCGATGTTTTCGTGCGCATGAAACCCGTTCATGAGTGGCCTGAAGCGATTGAGAAAAACACGTTGATTGAACAGATGCAGGAGGCTCTGGAAAAATCGGTCCCCAGCAACTCGTTCAGCTTTACTCAACCGATTGAACTGCGAGTTCAGGAACTGGTGGCTGGTGTGCGATCCGATATCGGTCTCAGTCTGTTTGGAGACGATCTGAACACACTTAAACTCGAAGGAGACAAAATTGTCCGGGTTCTCAGTCAGGTTCCCGGCGCGGCCGATGTTCAGGCTCAACAGGTTGCTGGATTGCCGTATCTGCGAGTCATCATTCGGCGTGATGCCATTTCCCGTTACGGCATTAACTCCAGCGATGTGCTGGCTGCAATCAGTTCCGTGGGGGGCGTCCCTGTCGGAGAAGTGTTTGAGGGCCAGAAGCGATTCCCGATGCAGGTGCGACTGGCCCCTCAATGGCGGGTGGATATTGATCAACTGAAAGAACTCAAAATTTCTGATCCTCAGGGTCGGCAGATTCCTGTCTCACAACTGGCTGATATCCGGTTGGAAGACGGGCCCTCAGAGATCAGTCGAGATTCGATTCGTCGCCGATTACTCATTCAATGCAATGTACGCGGCCGAGATCTGGGTGGCTTTGTGGCCGAAGCTCAGAAGATTGTCGATCAGCAGATCAAACTGCCACCCGGATATGCACTCGAATGGGGTGGGCAGTTCGAGAATCTGCAGCAGGCTTCTGCGCGTCTGGCAGTTGCCGTACCGGTGGCGCTCTTTCTGATTTTCTCGCTGCTCTATGTGACCTTTGGATCTGTGCGACTGACTCTGCTGATCTACCTGAATGTGCCTATCGCTGCGACTGGAGGGATCTTTGCCCTCTGGTTGCGGGGGATGCCATTTTCGATCTCGGCAGGCGTGGGCTTCATCGCCTTGTTTGGCATTGCCGTGATGAACGGTGTCGTGCTGATCGAACATATCCGGCATCTGTATCTGCATGGCCTGGATTCCAGAACCGCAGTGGTGACCGGGGCGATGGATCGATTGAGACCTGTATTCATGACCGCGATTTGCGGGGCACTCGGCTTTGTACCCATGGCGGTCTCTGGGAGCGCTGGAGCTGAAGTTCAAAGGCCTTTAGCCACTGTCGTGATCGGTGGTTTAGTCACGTGTACGGCACTGACATTGTTGGTGTTGCCAGCGATTTACCGGTGGTTCGAAATCCCACAGGTCACCTCGGAAGAACAGGCTTTACCCACGATGAGTAATCACAATCCAGTTGCTGAGATGCATTCCTGA